Proteins from one Panicum virgatum strain AP13 chromosome 7K, P.virgatum_v5, whole genome shotgun sequence genomic window:
- the LOC120643022 gene encoding protein IDA-LIKE 2-like, with product MGRCWQRSGRRWLLPPQLLRWSSLLLLLVALLPSCCQASRGRVQPFEGRPLEGAAPSSFFLGFLPRRPVPPSGPSRQHNSVGLESQRQQEP from the coding sequence ATGGGGCGCTGTTGGCAGAGaagcggccggaggtggctcctGCCGCCGCAGCTTCTCCGCTGGTCCTCGCTCCTGCTGCTCCTCGTCGCGCTCCTGCCAAGCTGCTGCCAGGCTTCGCGAGGCCGCGTGCAGCCGTTCGAGGGCCGGCCGCTGGAGGGCGCGGCGCCCAGCAGCTTCTTCCTCGGGTTCCTGCCGAGGCGGCCCGTGCCGCCGTCCGGTCCCTCGCGGCAGCACAACTCCGTCGGCCTCGAGAGCCAGCGGCAGCAGGAGCCGTGA